In one window of Chitinophagales bacterium DNA:
- the clpB gene encoding ATP-dependent chaperone ClpB: MNLNNYTIKAQELIQQSQQLAFTAGNPNIETEHLLKALLEQDDSPVDFLLKKSNVTLNLLEGKLEEALSRLPKAQGTEPAQSISRDLNNALLRTANVLKTFGDEFVTPEHLLLTLLQGSDNTARLLKEAGLTEKVLIAAIKDLRKGEKVTSQTQSQEYNALNKYAKNLNELARQGKLDPVIGRDEEIRRTLHILTRRSKNNPILVGEPGVGKTAIAEGLAMRIVNGDVPENLKSKIIYALDMGQLIAGAKYKGEFEERLKAVVKEVSTSDGEIILFIDEIHTLVGAGGGEGAMDAANILKPALARGELRAVGATTLNEYQKYFEKDKALERRFQKVMIQEPSVEDAISILRGLKDRYETHHHVRIKDEAIIAAVELSNRYISDRFLPDKAIDLIDESAAKLRLEMNSMPEELDTLERQIRQLEIEREAIRRENDEEKLKELSTEIANLVVERDTLKAKWQSEKGLVDQVQQTKEQIEQLKFQAEQAERNGDYGKVAEIRYGKIKETEHRIQELTAQLAETAEKRLMKEEVDAEDIAEAISKSTGIPVGKMLQSEKEKLLHLEDELHQRVVGQEEAITAVADAIRRSRAGLSDPRKPIGSFIFLGTTGVGKTELAKALAAYLFDDESMMTRIDMSEYQEKHTVSRLVGAPPGYVGYDEGGQLTEAVRRKPYSVVLLDEIEKAHPDVWNVLLQVLDDGRLTDNKGRVVNFKNTIIIMTSNIGAHLIQEAFDGVNEDNLLIATDKAKTEVMLLLKQTIRPEFLNRVDEVIMFSPLLRKEIKGIIRIQLNQLQQLVADNGIELRFSDYLLDFLAENGFDPQYGARPLKRLIQKEIVNTLSKRILAGDIDKAKPVLVDVFDGVVVFRNDA, from the coding sequence ATGAATTTAAATAACTATACGATTAAAGCCCAGGAACTGATTCAGCAGAGTCAGCAACTCGCATTTACAGCCGGTAATCCCAATATTGAAACAGAGCACTTGCTAAAAGCTTTGTTGGAGCAGGACGATAGCCCTGTGGATTTTTTATTGAAGAAAAGTAATGTTACCCTCAACTTATTGGAAGGGAAACTTGAAGAAGCTTTAAGCCGTTTGCCTAAAGCACAGGGTACAGAACCTGCACAATCCATTAGCCGTGATTTGAACAATGCTTTGCTACGTACTGCAAATGTGCTGAAGACATTTGGTGATGAATTTGTTACGCCGGAACATTTGTTGCTAACCTTATTACAAGGTAGTGATAACACTGCGCGACTGCTTAAAGAAGCTGGCTTGACAGAGAAAGTGTTGATTGCAGCTATTAAGGATTTGCGTAAAGGTGAAAAAGTAACTTCTCAGACCCAGTCGCAGGAATACAATGCTTTAAATAAGTATGCCAAAAACCTCAATGAACTGGCACGTCAGGGAAAATTAGATCCGGTGATAGGACGTGATGAAGAGATTCGAAGAACACTACACATACTCACCAGAAGATCTAAAAACAATCCAATCCTGGTTGGTGAACCAGGTGTTGGTAAGACAGCTATTGCAGAAGGATTGGCCATGCGAATCGTTAATGGTGATGTGCCAGAGAATCTGAAAAGCAAGATCATATATGCATTGGATATGGGCCAGCTGATTGCCGGTGCCAAATACAAGGGCGAGTTTGAAGAGCGTTTGAAAGCAGTGGTGAAGGAAGTGAGTACTAGTGATGGTGAGATCATCTTGTTTATAGATGAAATCCATACATTGGTTGGCGCCGGTGGTGGTGAGGGTGCGATGGATGCGGCCAATATTTTAAAGCCGGCTTTGGCAAGAGGTGAATTACGTGCCGTGGGTGCAACAACTTTGAATGAGTATCAGAAATATTTTGAAAAGGATAAGGCTTTGGAGCGCCGTTTCCAGAAAGTGATGATTCAAGAGCCAAGCGTAGAAGATGCGATTTCGATTCTACGTGGTTTGAAGGATCGTTACGAAACGCATCACCATGTGCGCATTAAAGATGAAGCGATTATTGCAGCAGTAGAATTATCCAACAGATATATTTCAGATCGCTTTCTTCCTGATAAAGCTATTGATCTGATCGACGAAAGTGCTGCCAAACTTCGTTTGGAAATGAATTCTATGCCTGAGGAGCTGGATACCTTGGAAAGACAGATTCGTCAATTGGAAATCGAGCGTGAAGCCATTCGTAGAGAAAATGATGAAGAGAAATTAAAAGAGCTGAGTACAGAAATCGCTAATCTGGTAGTGGAAAGAGATACGTTGAAAGCCAAATGGCAATCAGAAAAAGGATTGGTAGATCAGGTACAGCAAACCAAGGAGCAAATTGAGCAACTGAAATTTCAGGCTGAGCAGGCAGAGCGTAACGGCGATTATGGTAAAGTGGCAGAGATTCGCTATGGTAAGATCAAGGAAACTGAACATCGTATTCAAGAGCTAACAGCCCAGTTGGCTGAAACTGCAGAGAAGCGGCTGATGAAAGAAGAAGTTGACGCAGAAGATATTGCAGAAGCAATTAGTAAATCAACAGGTATTCCTGTAGGAAAGATGCTGCAAAGTGAAAAAGAAAAGCTGCTGCATTTGGAAGATGAGTTGCATCAGCGTGTGGTTGGCCAAGAAGAAGCCATCACAGCTGTGGCTGATGCCATCAGAAGAAGCAGGGCTGGTTTGAGTGATCCGCGCAAACCGATTGGGTCTTTCATTTTCTTGGGTACAACGGGTGTGGGTAAAACTGAATTGGCCAAGGCTTTGGCTGCTTACTTGTTTGACGATGAGTCAATGATGACTCGAATAGATATGAGTGAATATCAAGAAAAGCATACGGTGAGCAGATTGGTAGGTGCGCCTCCGGGATATGTGGGATATGATGAAGGTGGTCAGCTGACTGAGGCAGTGCGCAGAAAACCTTATAGCGTGGTACTGCTAGATGAAATTGAGAAAGCCCATCCGGATGTATGGAATGTTTTGTTGCAGGTATTAGATGATGGTCGCCTAACTGATAACAAAGGCCGTGTGGTGAACTTTAAGAATACCATTATTATCATGACCAGCAATATTGGTGCGCATTTAATTCAGGAAGCTTTTGATGGGGTGAATGAGGACAATTTGCTGATTGCTACTGATAAGGCAAAGACAGAAGTGATGTTATTGCTAAAGCAGACCATTCGTCCCGAATTCTTGAACAGGGTGGATGAGGTGATTATGTTTAGTCCGCTACTGCGTAAAGAAATCAAAGGCATTATTCGAATTCAGCTCAATCAGTTACAACAGTTGGTGGCGGATAATGGAATTGAATTGCGATTTAGCGATTATCTGCTCGATTTTCTCGCTGAAAATGGATTTGATCCGCAATACGGTGCAAGGCCTTTAAAGCGACTGATTCAGAAAGAAATTGTAAATACATTGAGTAAGCGCATTCTCGCCGGAGATATTGACAAAGCAAAACCTGTTTTAGTAGATGTATTTGATGGAGTTGTTGTCTTTCGAAATGATGCGTAA
- a CDS encoding SET domain-containing protein, whose product MKQRLIQQLQERTYVKLQASPLHGIGVFAIRDIPKGTRNIFSPPHNRFTHLSYAEVDALPEHSRALIENFCLYDETGYFVPDEGFDTMDIALYLNHSETPNIRSIDDGDYFEALVDIPAGTELLIDYGTIVDSKE is encoded by the coding sequence ATGAAGCAAAGGCTAATTCAACAACTACAGGAACGCACCTATGTTAAGCTACAAGCATCCCCCCTGCATGGTATCGGTGTTTTTGCTATCAGGGATATTCCAAAAGGCACGAGGAACATTTTCTCTCCACCACATAATCGTTTTACGCATTTGTCCTATGCTGAAGTGGATGCACTACCTGAACATAGCCGGGCATTGATAGAAAACTTCTGCCTCTATGACGAAACTGGCTATTTTGTGCCTGATGAAGGATTCGATACAATGGATATTGCGCTTTACCTGAACCACAGTGAAACGCCCAATATACGTTCTATTGATGATGGCGATTATTTTGAAGCACTGGTAGATATTCCTGCTGGAACAGAATTATTGATTGATTACGGAACGATTGTAGACAGTAAAGAATAA
- a CDS encoding FAD-dependent oxidoreductase → MKRLLILGAGTAGTMMANHLNHELDREEWEIDIIDERQEHHYQPGYLFLPFDIYEPEDIIKPIKDFIPKGVSLINDAIDRIVPEENLVKMVNGDQLHYDVLIIATGAKIAPEEISGMKGEGWQKDVFDFYTFEGSLALRNKLRTWEGGKLVVHITEMPIKCPVAPLEFAFLSDSYFINKKMRDKVEITYVTPLGGAFTKPKATDRLQHLLDEKNIHIVSDFAIESVDNDAKVIRDYGGKEVPFDLLVTVPTNKGDAVMERSGLGDDLNFVPTNKATLQSKNWQNIYVIGDASNIPASKAGSVAHFEAEILTENIKRYIKGEPLKEEFDGHANCFVETGHGKALLIDFNYTHEPVEGTFPFPGVGPLRLLKESRMNHMGKLAFRWIYWNMLLKGTHIPFVSATMQEAGKNFD, encoded by the coding sequence TTGAAACGTTTGCTCATACTGGGTGCAGGTACAGCAGGTACCATGATGGCCAATCACCTGAATCATGAATTAGACAGAGAGGAATGGGAAATTGATATTATTGATGAACGTCAGGAACACCATTACCAGCCCGGTTATTTGTTTTTACCCTTCGATATCTATGAACCTGAAGATATTATTAAGCCTATCAAGGACTTTATTCCCAAAGGTGTAAGTCTGATCAATGATGCTATTGATCGCATCGTGCCAGAAGAGAATCTGGTGAAAATGGTCAATGGCGATCAGTTGCATTATGATGTATTGATCATTGCAACTGGTGCCAAGATTGCACCTGAAGAGATCAGTGGTATGAAGGGTGAAGGCTGGCAGAAAGATGTGTTTGATTTTTACACTTTTGAAGGTTCACTTGCATTAAGAAATAAACTCCGCACATGGGAAGGTGGCAAACTGGTAGTACATATTACCGAAATGCCAATCAAATGTCCGGTAGCACCACTGGAGTTTGCATTCTTGTCTGATTCTTATTTTATCAATAAGAAGATGCGTGATAAAGTGGAGATTACCTATGTTACCCCATTGGGTGGCGCATTTACCAAGCCTAAGGCAACAGATCGTTTACAGCATTTGCTGGATGAAAAGAATATCCATATTGTCAGTGATTTTGCAATCGAGAGCGTAGATAACGATGCGAAAGTGATTCGCGACTATGGTGGCAAGGAAGTGCCCTTTGACTTATTAGTAACTGTACCAACCAATAAAGGTGATGCGGTGATGGAACGTTCTGGCCTGGGTGATGATTTGAATTTCGTACCTACCAATAAGGCCACATTGCAATCCAAAAACTGGCAGAATATTTATGTCATTGGCGATGCTTCTAATATTCCTGCATCTAAAGCAGGATCAGTTGCACACTTTGAGGCAGAAATTTTGACTGAGAATATCAAGCGTTATATCAAGGGAGAGCCGTTGAAAGAAGAGTTTGACGGACATGCTAATTGTTTCGTTGAGACTGGTCATGGTAAAGCCTTGCTGATAGATTTCAACTATACCCACGAACCCGTTGAAGGAACTTTCCCCTTCCCAGGTGTTGGTCCGCTGAGATTACTCAAGGAAAGCAGAATGAACCATATGGGTAAACTGGCTTTTCGTTGGATTTACTGGAATATGCTGCTAAAAGGCACACACATACCTTTTGTTTCTGCAACCATGCAGGAAGCAGGTAAAAATTTTGATTAA
- a CDS encoding TusE/DsrC/DsvC family sulfur relay protein, giving the protein MEKLLAGNTIAVNEEGYLTDFNQWNKEVGTAIAAEANIDMTPRHWEVIDYLQKEWKSEVPLSIRRIGKSGVVDIKEFYALFPEGPLKISSKIAGIPKPASCI; this is encoded by the coding sequence ATGGAAAAGCTACTCGCTGGCAATACCATTGCCGTAAATGAAGAAGGTTACTTAACCGATTTTAATCAGTGGAATAAAGAAGTTGGAACTGCTATTGCAGCTGAAGCAAATATTGATATGACACCCAGACATTGGGAAGTGATTGACTATCTGCAAAAAGAATGGAAGAGCGAAGTGCCTCTAAGTATTCGTCGTATTGGTAAAAGTGGTGTTGTGGATATCAAAGAGTTCTATGCGCTGTTCCCTGAAGGTCCGCTGAAAATCTCCAGCAAGATTGCAGGTATTCCTAAGCCCGCCAGCTGTATCTAA
- a CDS encoding DsrE/DsrF/DrsH-like family protein, whose protein sequence is MSENKGQIKKMMIILSKASLENVYAAFVLANGARMEGIQAEIFFTFFGLEAIHKNKLEHLHTATVGNPAMHIPTLIGGLPGMEAFATSMMKKEMEKLDIPGVKEFLEIMNASGVKLWACKLAMEMFHYKKEDMIEELDGVLTVGDFYKQGSGEGTHMLFI, encoded by the coding sequence ATGAGCGAGAATAAAGGCCAAATCAAAAAGATGATGATCATCTTATCAAAGGCCTCACTTGAAAACGTGTATGCAGCATTTGTTTTAGCTAATGGAGCCAGGATGGAAGGCATTCAGGCGGAAATATTCTTTACTTTCTTTGGTTTGGAAGCAATTCATAAGAACAAGTTGGAACATTTACATACTGCAACAGTAGGTAATCCGGCCATGCATATTCCAACATTGATTGGTGGTTTGCCCGGTATGGAAGCTTTCGCTACCAGTATGATGAAGAAGGAAATGGAAAAATTGGATATCCCTGGTGTTAAGGAGTTTCTGGAAATCATGAACGCATCTGGTGTGAAGCTGTGGGCCTGCAAATTGGCCATGGAAATGTTCCACTACAAGAAGGAGGATATGATTGAGGAGTTGGATGGTGTGCTTACTGTAGGCGATTTCTATAAGCAAGGTAGTGGTGAAGGCACACACATGCTGTTTATTTAA
- a CDS encoding OsmC family protein, with product MEPVHFYDTTVEWKDSRRGVLSSSVLDSNIEVVTPPEFAGGISGKWSPEHLLVAAVNSCLMTTFLAIAENSKLDFISFKSYANGKLEKVDGKFMISEITLSPTLVLPEGANRERAERILQKSEAACLISNSVKATIVFQPHIVAEETAGIL from the coding sequence ATGGAACCTGTACATTTTTACGACACCACAGTGGAATGGAAAGACAGCAGAAGAGGCGTTCTTTCATCCAGTGTACTTGACAGCAATATTGAAGTAGTAACACCGCCTGAATTTGCAGGTGGCATATCAGGCAAATGGTCGCCTGAGCATCTATTGGTTGCGGCAGTAAACAGCTGTCTGATGACTACATTTTTAGCCATTGCAGAAAATTCCAAACTGGATTTCATATCCTTTAAAAGTTACGCCAACGGAAAACTGGAAAAGGTGGATGGCAAATTCATGATTAGTGAAATAACCCTTAGTCCTACCCTTGTTTTACCTGAAGGTGCCAATAGGGAAAGAGCAGAACGTATTTTACAAAAATCCGAAGCTGCTTGCTTAATCTCAAATTCTGTGAAAGCAACCATTGTATTTCAACCACATATTGTAGCTGAAGAAACTGCAGGTATTTTGTAA
- a CDS encoding DUF1501 domain-containing protein — MTTRRAFMKSGAMALFAAGLGGVPTFIARAARNQQLWTPYKKQKVLVCIFQRGAMDGLMAVTPFTDAALKAARPTLFMSPAQTEGNAIDLDGKFSLHPAMAALAPYFAEKRMAVVHGVGSPNSTRSHFDAQDYMESGTPFSKSTSSGWLNRAVGLLGHEGTPFRAVSVTSALPRSFYGDHDAIAISNLQEFAIQLRGNPLGAKSAAQSFEQLYDDTSSELLSRTGKESFDAMKMLNPSLIRNYQPANGAVYPNSPLGNSLKQIAMLIKMDVGLEIGFAESGGWDTHYNQGTLNGAFARNLKDFSDCIAAFWKDMDAYQDDVTLMTMTEFGRTVKQNGTGGTDHGRASCLFVLGNDVQGGQVYHNIKGLSTDLLEDGRDLPVSTDFRAVFSAVANKHLGLKKDQQMLFPGWDGTAISCMR, encoded by the coding sequence ATGACAACAAGAAGAGCTTTCATGAAATCGGGCGCTATGGCGCTGTTTGCAGCAGGTTTGGGTGGCGTACCCACCTTTATTGCACGCGCTGCAAGAAATCAACAGTTGTGGACGCCGTATAAAAAGCAGAAAGTATTGGTTTGTATTTTTCAGCGCGGTGCCATGGACGGATTAATGGCTGTAACACCCTTTACAGATGCGGCATTAAAAGCAGCAAGGCCAACTCTTTTTATGAGCCCGGCACAAACAGAAGGCAATGCCATAGATCTGGATGGAAAATTTTCACTGCATCCTGCGATGGCAGCATTGGCACCTTATTTTGCTGAGAAACGTATGGCTGTCGTACACGGTGTGGGCAGTCCCAACAGTACACGCAGCCATTTTGATGCACAAGATTACATGGAGAGTGGCACACCCTTCAGCAAAAGCACTTCAAGTGGCTGGCTGAACAGAGCAGTAGGCCTATTGGGGCATGAGGGTACCCCTTTTCGTGCTGTGAGTGTAACCAGCGCATTACCCAGAAGTTTTTATGGTGATCATGATGCTATTGCCATCAGCAATCTGCAGGAATTTGCTATTCAATTGAGAGGCAATCCTCTTGGAGCAAAATCTGCTGCACAATCATTCGAGCAGTTGTACGATGATACTTCTTCAGAACTATTGAGCCGTACAGGTAAAGAGAGTTTTGATGCGATGAAAATGCTCAATCCTTCGCTCATCAGAAATTATCAACCGGCAAATGGCGCCGTTTATCCCAACTCACCACTTGGTAATTCATTGAAACAAATTGCCATGCTGATCAAGATGGATGTTGGTCTGGAAATTGGCTTTGCCGAATCTGGCGGCTGGGACACGCACTATAATCAAGGTACGCTTAATGGCGCATTTGCCAGAAACCTGAAAGACTTCAGCGATTGTATTGCTGCATTCTGGAAAGACATGGATGCTTATCAGGATGATGTTACCCTAATGACGATGACGGAGTTTGGCAGAACAGTTAAGCAAAATGGAACTGGCGGTACAGATCATGGTAGAGCAAGCTGTTTATTTGTCTTGGGCAATGATGTACAAGGCGGCCAGGTTTACCACAATATCAAGGGCTTGAGTACTGATTTACTGGAAGATGGTCGCGATTTGCCTGTGAGTACAGATTTCCGTGCTGTCTTTAGTGCGGTTGCCAACAAACACCTTGGCTTAAAGAAGGACCAACAGATGCTCTTTCCCGGTTGGGATGGGACCGCTATCTCCTGTATGCGTTAA
- a CDS encoding DUF1800 domain-containing protein: MKPTILIVLLLAATAWIEPIKPPAAKWKMPYKKHGLTKEQAAAHLLSRFSFGATPGQIQQVAENGLEAWFEAQLNSDAADPMLTDKLSSNPALNYSNETIVNTFLQPNQVVQAAIRAGVISRDSLQDLGKAMLRPELRQFMQEKGYQPMIELHRQLINQKVIRAAYSNNQLKEVLTDFWFNHFNVSLTKNQSQQFVLTYERDAIRPFVTGQFADMLLATAKHPAMLEYLDNASSVSNDNAQNKQQQRNPAFLRRQAAIDKALEDSARMGNPAAQIAMQRRKAEGLNENYAREIMELHTLGVDGGYQQKDVTEVARALTGWTIYPLRDEGGAGAIKRLVERVGWDNLSKRGFVREGDFLFRADKHDEGTKTILGKSFDGKAGYQEGVDVIRMLASHPSTANFICKKLAIRFVRDTPPPSLVNKMSKAFLQSNGNIRETMIAMVSSDEFWDKANLREKIKSPFELAISAVRATNAEIQQPFQLFQWCTRMGQRFYYYQAPTGFPDKSAFWINTGSLLNRMNFGLAFAGGKIPGVKVDLPALNQHREPESADEALDVYSKLFLPERPLEENNKRLKALVNDANAAEKINQAASANTTTDDDEEVQMMNRNRRRKNNQNERAAMSKSGKAFTMSFVPGNNSTLAQVAGIIIGSPEFQRR; the protein is encoded by the coding sequence ATGAAACCCACTATTCTGATTGTCCTTTTGCTGGCCGCCACTGCTTGGATTGAACCAATTAAGCCACCAGCAGCAAAATGGAAAATGCCTTATAAAAAACATGGGCTCACGAAAGAACAGGCTGCAGCACACCTATTAAGCAGGTTTTCCTTTGGTGCAACACCGGGACAAATACAGCAGGTTGCTGAAAATGGACTGGAAGCCTGGTTTGAAGCACAATTGAACAGCGATGCTGCTGACCCGATGCTTACAGATAAATTAAGCAGCAATCCTGCTTTAAATTATTCTAATGAAACCATTGTCAATACATTTTTACAACCCAATCAAGTAGTACAAGCAGCCATTCGCGCCGGCGTAATCAGCAGAGATAGTCTCCAGGACCTGGGAAAAGCGATGCTCAGACCTGAGCTGAGACAGTTCATGCAAGAAAAGGGTTATCAGCCAATGATTGAATTACACCGACAACTCATCAACCAAAAAGTTATTCGCGCAGCATACAGTAATAATCAATTGAAAGAGGTATTGACTGATTTCTGGTTCAATCATTTCAATGTGTCGCTTACCAAAAACCAATCGCAACAGTTTGTACTTACCTATGAAAGAGATGCCATCAGACCTTTTGTAACAGGTCAGTTTGCGGATATGCTTTTAGCTACGGCCAAACATCCTGCAATGCTGGAGTACCTTGACAATGCTAGTAGCGTAAGTAATGATAACGCACAAAACAAACAACAACAGCGCAACCCCGCATTTTTACGCAGACAAGCTGCCATTGATAAGGCCTTGGAAGATTCAGCGCGTATGGGTAATCCTGCCGCGCAAATTGCCATGCAAAGAAGAAAGGCAGAAGGTTTAAACGAAAACTATGCACGTGAAATCATGGAGCTACATACATTGGGTGTTGATGGCGGTTATCAACAAAAAGATGTAACCGAAGTAGCACGTGCTTTAACGGGTTGGACAATCTACCCCTTGCGGGACGAGGGGGGCGCAGGTGCCATTAAAAGACTGGTAGAACGTGTTGGCTGGGATAATCTCAGCAAAAGAGGCTTTGTACGCGAGGGTGATTTTCTCTTTCGTGCAGATAAACACGATGAAGGCACCAAAACAATCTTAGGTAAATCATTTGATGGAAAAGCAGGCTATCAGGAAGGAGTTGATGTCATTCGCATGCTGGCAAGCCATCCATCAACTGCCAATTTTATTTGTAAAAAACTAGCTATTCGTTTTGTACGCGACACACCACCACCATCACTCGTCAACAAAATGTCGAAAGCCTTTTTGCAGAGCAATGGCAATATCCGTGAAACAATGATTGCCATGGTGAGTAGTGATGAGTTTTGGGATAAGGCTAATCTCAGAGAAAAAATCAAATCACCATTTGAATTGGCCATTAGCGCCGTGAGAGCAACGAATGCTGAGATTCAACAACCATTCCAATTGTTTCAATGGTGTACAAGAATGGGACAAAGATTTTATTACTATCAGGCCCCTACCGGATTTCCGGATAAATCGGCTTTCTGGATCAATACGGGGTCACTCCTAAACAGAATGAATTTTGGACTTGCGTTTGCTGGCGGAAAAATACCGGGCGTGAAAGTTGACTTACCTGCACTAAATCAACACAGAGAACCGGAAAGTGCTGATGAAGCATTAGACGTGTATAGCAAACTATTTTTACCTGAACGTCCTTTGGAAGAAAACAATAAGCGATTGAAAGCATTGGTGAATGATGCGAATGCTGCTGAGAAAATCAATCAGGCTGCATCAGCCAATACTACAACAGATGATGATGAAGAAGTGCAAATGATGAATCGCAATCGCAGAAGAAAAAACAATCAAAATGAACGCGCGGCTATGAGCAAAAGCGGCAAAGCCTTTACGATGTCGTTTGTGCCTGGCAATAACAGCACACTTGCACAGGTAGCGGGTATTATCATTGGATCACCAGAATTTCAAAGACGTTGA
- a CDS encoding patatin-like phospholipase family protein, producing the protein MKSVHLVLGSGGARGMAHIGVIDQLLEEGYTIASVTGCSMGAVVGGIYAAGYLDAYREWLLTLNKTNVFNLFDFTFTTQGFVKGDKVFQKIQQITGHHEIEDLAIPFTAVAADLLHKKEVHFTKGNLFKALRASIAIPGVFTPVVEEHSVLVDGSVLNPLPINLVQKKEGELVFAVNLNGPYLPTPAKKEKPIAKESNDVWKWLNKLPLPSWNNTLSQPKQTKFSLFDLVNTSYDFTQDRLVEMMIDVYRPDLVVEIPRNACGVFEFYRAKELIDLGRAQYIKAAKHG; encoded by the coding sequence ATGAAAAGTGTACACTTGGTTCTAGGTAGCGGTGGTGCAAGAGGAATGGCGCATATTGGTGTGATTGACCAATTGCTGGAGGAAGGGTATACTATTGCATCGGTTACCGGTTGTTCCATGGGTGCTGTAGTAGGCGGCATTTATGCTGCCGGCTATCTGGATGCATATCGGGAATGGCTGCTGACGCTAAATAAAACCAATGTATTCAATCTCTTTGATTTTACTTTTACTACACAGGGTTTCGTAAAGGGCGATAAAGTATTTCAAAAAATACAGCAGATAACAGGGCATCATGAGATTGAGGATTTGGCTATTCCTTTTACGGCTGTTGCTGCCGATTTATTACATAAAAAAGAGGTACACTTTACAAAAGGTAATTTGTTCAAGGCCTTAAGGGCATCTATTGCAATACCTGGTGTGTTTACACCAGTAGTAGAAGAGCATAGTGTACTGGTTGACGGAAGTGTATTGAATCCATTGCCCATTAATCTAGTTCAGAAAAAGGAAGGTGAATTAGTATTTGCTGTAAACTTAAATGGACCTTATTTGCCTACACCGGCAAAAAAAGAAAAACCCATTGCAAAGGAAAGTAATGATGTTTGGAAATGGCTGAATAAACTGCCTTTGCCTTCATGGAATAATACTTTGAGTCAACCCAAACAAACAAAATTCTCCTTGTTCGATTTGGTGAATACCTCTTACGATTTTACACAGGACAGATTGGTTGAGATGATGATTGATGTGTATCGTCCGGATCTGGTGGTTGAAATACCAAGAAATGCCTGCGGTGTGTTTGAATTCTATCGAGCCAAAGAATTAATTGATCTGGGCCGTGCCCAATACATTAAAGCTGCAAAGCATGGATAA
- a CDS encoding aminotransferase class IV family protein has protein sequence MDKLIAWMNGVYLPLDELKLGYHDLGLLRGYAVFDFMRTKNHVPVFLEDYLHRFRASAEALRLEIPISDAGLRNVVQKLVSLQPQDEMGIRFLLTGGYSDDAYTVQSPNFMITPVQIKPVPNTLPNPVKIITYQYERQLPEVKSIHYTMGILLQEQVKAAGAFDVLYYSEQGITEFPRSNIFIVTKQGELCTPAHAVLKGVTRKRVIQLAGELLPVQEKNISLQELYDAAEIFITSTTKKIIPVTQVNDHIIGAGKPGPVALQLFTLLSAAEEDYVQQFRW, from the coding sequence ATGGATAAGTTGATTGCATGGATGAATGGGGTTTATCTGCCATTGGATGAGCTGAAGCTAGGGTATCATGATCTTGGTTTACTACGTGGCTATGCTGTATTTGATTTTATGCGCACAAAAAATCACGTGCCTGTTTTTTTGGAAGATTATCTGCATCGTTTCAGGGCATCAGCAGAAGCTTTACGTTTAGAGATACCTATTTCAGATGCAGGCTTACGCAATGTTGTTCAAAAGTTGGTGTCATTGCAGCCACAGGATGAAATGGGTATTCGTTTCCTGCTAACAGGCGGTTATAGTGATGACGCCTACACAGTACAGTCGCCCAATTTCATGATAACACCTGTACAGATTAAGCCTGTACCGAATACACTGCCCAATCCTGTTAAGATAATTACCTATCAGTATGAGCGACAATTACCTGAAGTGAAGTCTATCCATTATACAATGGGTATTCTTTTGCAGGAGCAGGTAAAAGCAGCTGGAGCATTTGATGTACTCTATTATAGTGAACAAGGCATAACTGAGTTTCCTCGATCCAATATATTTATAGTAACTAAGCAAGGTGAGCTGTGTACACCAGCACATGCAGTACTAAAAGGTGTTACCAGAAAGCGCGTGATACAGTTAGCTGGTGAACTGCTGCCTGTTCAAGAAAAAAATATTTCCTTGCAAGAATTGTATGATGCTGCCGAAATTTTTATCACCAGTACTACCAAAAAAATAATTCCAGTTACACAAGTAAATGATCATATCATTGGTGCTGGAAAGCCCGGCCCTGTTGCGTTACAGCTCTTTACACTTTTATCTGCTGCTGAGGAAGATTATGTACAGCAATTCCGTTGGTAG